The proteins below come from a single Paracoccus sp. SCSIO 75233 genomic window:
- a CDS encoding Glu/Leu/Phe/Val dehydrogenase → MSQNHPSFRDSVDIMFGKAASLMKLPPGLEEKIRVCNSTYTVRFGVRLRGAIHTFTGYRSVHSEHMEPVKGGIRYATSVNQDEVEALAALMTYKCALVEVPFGGSKGGLRINPREWDEDELERITRRFTYELSRRSLISPSQNVPAPDMGTGEREMAWMADAYKRLHPDDINAKACVTGKPVTIGGISGRVEATGRGVQYAVQEFFRHPEALKRAGLSGDLSGKRVVVQGLGNVGYHAAKFLQKEDGCAIVTVVEYNGTVHNPDGLDIDALKAHIKETGGVENFPGASFRPAGLEGLEDDCDILIPAAVESVITANNASRIKAKLIIEAANGPVTAEADKILQEGGVVIIPDMYANAGGVTVSYFEWVKNLSQISLGRMERRYEEYRNKLLIAEIERLSADSGLKWTMTDGFKEAYLHGADEIELVRSGLDDTMRENYQKMQEVWFGDKRVDDLRTAAYVVAIRRIANVYGSLGL, encoded by the coding sequence ATGAGCCAGAACCACCCGTCATTCCGCGACTCAGTCGACATCATGTTCGGCAAGGCGGCTTCGCTGATGAAATTGCCGCCGGGACTGGAGGAGAAGATCCGGGTTTGCAACTCGACCTACACGGTGCGCTTCGGTGTCCGCCTTCGGGGTGCGATCCACACCTTTACCGGATACCGCTCCGTCCATTCCGAACATATGGAGCCGGTGAAGGGTGGCATACGCTATGCGACCTCGGTCAACCAGGACGAGGTCGAGGCGCTGGCGGCGCTGATGACCTATAAATGCGCGCTGGTCGAGGTGCCGTTCGGCGGCTCCAAAGGCGGGCTGCGGATCAACCCGCGCGAATGGGACGAGGATGAGTTGGAGCGGATCACCCGCCGCTTCACCTATGAGCTGTCACGCCGCAGCCTGATCTCGCCGTCGCAGAACGTCCCGGCCCCGGATATGGGCACGGGCGAGCGTGAAATGGCATGGATGGCCGACGCCTATAAGCGGCTGCATCCCGATGACATCAACGCCAAGGCCTGCGTCACCGGCAAGCCCGTGACAATCGGCGGCATCTCCGGGCGGGTCGAGGCAACCGGGCGCGGCGTGCAATACGCCGTTCAGGAATTCTTCCGCCATCCCGAAGCGCTGAAACGCGCCGGGCTTTCCGGCGATCTGTCCGGCAAGCGCGTCGTCGTTCAGGGCCTCGGCAATGTGGGCTATCACGCCGCCAAGTTCCTCCAGAAAGAGGATGGCTGTGCGATTGTCACCGTGGTCGAATATAACGGCACCGTCCACAATCCCGACGGTCTGGATATCGACGCGCTCAAGGCGCATATCAAGGAAACCGGCGGGGTGGAGAACTTCCCCGGTGCCAGCTTCCGCCCAGCCGGTCTCGAAGGGCTGGAGGATGATTGCGACATCCTGATCCCGGCCGCCGTTGAAAGCGTCATCACCGCGAACAACGCCTCACGCATCAAGGCCAAGCTGATTATCGAGGCTGCAAACGGCCCCGTGACCGCCGAAGCCGACAAGATCCTGCAGGAAGGCGGCGTCGTCATCATCCCGGATATGTACGCCAACGCCGGTGGTGTGACCGTGTCTTACTTCGAGTGGGTGAAAAACCTCTCCCAGATCAGCCTCGGCCGGATGGAGCGGCGTTACGAAGAATACCGCAACAAGCTGCTGATCGCCGAAATCGAACGCCTCTCGGCGGATTCCGGGCTGAAATGGACCATGACCGACGGGTTCAAGGAAGCCTATCTGCACGGCGCTGACGAGATCGAACTGGTCCGCTCCGGCCTCGACGATACGATGCGGGAGAACTACCAGAAGATGCAGGAGGTCTGGTTCGGCGACAAGCGCGT
- a CDS encoding TetR/AcrR family transcriptional regulator produces the protein MIEKKKTITRGRKFDQVIEGARGVFMREGYEGASVDDIARAAGVSKATLYSYFPDKEVMYKAVFRAELLRERIDCSAVGDLDLPMAQVLRFTGHLIASHLTSDFGICMLRMSIAEAARFPDLAKEYYEIGPKALLEALVGRFRQWQHDGMLRQDLTDLDLVADSFVHLNSARVKDRVMLMGRRAVDDDMIRDTVNNAVDVFLRAYGTPAAQGAASHEADVTTP, from the coding sequence ATGATTGAAAAAAAGAAAACGATAACCCGAGGGCGAAAATTCGATCAGGTCATTGAGGGCGCGCGCGGCGTCTTCATGCGCGAAGGTTATGAAGGGGCGAGCGTTGACGATATCGCCCGTGCGGCTGGCGTGTCGAAGGCGACGCTCTACAGCTATTTCCCCGATAAGGAGGTTATGTATAAGGCCGTGTTCCGGGCGGAGTTGCTGCGCGAGCGGATAGATTGCTCGGCGGTTGGAGATCTGGATTTGCCGATGGCGCAGGTATTGCGCTTCACCGGGCATCTGATCGCCAGTCATCTGACTTCGGATTTCGGTATATGCATGTTGCGCATGTCGATTGCAGAGGCGGCGCGCTTTCCTGATTTGGCCAAGGAATATTATGAAATAGGCCCGAAAGCGCTTCTGGAGGCGCTTGTCGGGCGGTTCCGGCAATGGCAGCACGACGGGATGCTGCGGCAGGATCTCACGGATCTCGATCTGGTGGCGGATAGTTTCGTGCATCTGAACTCTGCCCGGGTGAAAGATCGGGTGATGCTGATGGGGCGCCGTGCGGTCGATGACGATATGATCCGCGATACGGTCAATAACGCGGTCGACGTATTTCTGCGCGCCTATGGTACGCCTGCCGCGCAAGGGGCAGCCTCGCATGAAGCAGATGTGACAACGCCGTAG
- a CDS encoding I78 family peptidase inhibitor, with protein MMAQAPVSEMPVQPVGIEPLPTAADSGLVERKPDLCKASTYAGQIGQPGSVIPTLGISRDYRVVEYRGIEPQDYDPNRLVIRLDAAGNISGVDCG; from the coding sequence ATGATGGCACAGGCCCCGGTGAGCGAGATGCCGGTGCAGCCCGTGGGGATCGAGCCTCTGCCGACCGCTGCCGATAGCGGGTTGGTGGAACGCAAGCCCGACCTTTGCAAGGCCAGCACCTATGCCGGCCAGATCGGGCAGCCGGGCAGTGTCATTCCGACGCTTGGGATTTCGCGGGACTATCGCGTGGTTGAATATCGCGGGATCGAGCCGCAGGATTACGATCCGAACCGGCTGGTTATCAGGCTGGATGCGGCGGGCAATATCTCTGGCGTGGATTGCGGCTGA
- a CDS encoding I78 family peptidase inhibitor, translating to MARGWIAALPVIVAMAACTSEPEPGQPEPPPPSDACGASEHQKLIGLNRAILGGGALGKARLIGPETAVTADYRPDRLNVEYDEDGVITKVSCF from the coding sequence ATGGCGCGCGGATGGATCGCGGCGTTGCCGGTGATTGTGGCGATGGCGGCATGCACTTCGGAGCCTGAACCCGGACAGCCGGAACCGCCCCCGCCTTCGGACGCCTGTGGCGCGTCGGAACATCAGAAGCTGATCGGTCTGAACCGTGCGATTCTGGGTGGCGGCGCCCTCGGCAAGGCGCGGCTGATCGGTCCCGAGACGGCGGTGACGGCGGATTATCGTCCGGATCGGCTGAATGTCGAATATGACGAGGACGGCGTTATCACCAAAGTCTCTTGCTTCTGA
- a CDS encoding DUF2794 domain-containing protein → MQNPQHPISSQNDRIAFDREELGAILSVYGRMVAAGEWRDYAMAFLRDVAVFSIFRHSAETPIYRVEKRPRLRGAQGMYAVIAMDGRILKRGHDLKQVMRVFDRKLIRAVDQPR, encoded by the coding sequence ATGCAAAACCCGCAGCACCCGATCTCCTCCCAAAATGACCGGATCGCTTTTGATCGCGAAGAACTCGGCGCGATCCTGTCGGTTTATGGAAGGATGGTCGCGGCCGGGGAGTGGCGGGATTACGCGATGGCGTTTCTGCGGGATGTGGCGGTGTTTTCCATCTTCCGCCACAGCGCGGAGACGCCGATTTACCGGGTGGAGAAACGCCCCCGGCTGCGCGGCGCGCAAGGGATGTATGCGGTGATTGCGATGGACGGACGTATTCTCAAACGCGGGCATGATCTGAAACAGGTGATGCGGGTGTTCGACCGCAAGCTGATCCGGGCCGTCGATCAGCCCAGATAG
- a CDS encoding ATP-binding cassette domain-containing protein: MLRFDNAETQLGEFRLSADFTVEPGAKVAVIGPSGAGKSTLLGMVSGFVPLSSGRVLWNGQDLGRLDPGARPVSVLFQDQNLFPHLSVAQNVGLGLRPDLRLSSEQHAAVAKALADVGLSGMAERKPAALSGGQQSRVALARVALRARPILLLDEAFSALGPALKAEMLELLGRIAQESGATVLMVTHDPDDARAFAPETIVVTEGRASAPTATGRLLDNPPEALAAYLG, from the coding sequence ATGCTGAGATTTGACAACGCCGAAACCCAGCTTGGCGAGTTCCGCCTGAGCGCCGATTTCACCGTCGAGCCGGGGGCCAAGGTCGCCGTTATCGGCCCGTCCGGCGCGGGCAAATCCACGCTTCTGGGCATGGTCTCCGGCTTCGTTCCGCTGTCGTCTGGTCGTGTGCTGTGGAACGGTCAGGATCTTGGCCGCCTCGATCCCGGCGCTCGTCCGGTGTCGGTCCTGTTTCAGGACCAGAACCTGTTCCCGCATCTGAGCGTCGCGCAGAATGTCGGGCTGGGCCTGCGCCCGGATCTGCGGCTGTCGTCGGAACAACACGCGGCGGTCGCCAAAGCCCTCGCCGATGTCGGGCTGAGCGGAATGGCGGAACGCAAACCCGCAGCCCTCTCCGGCGGGCAGCAAAGCCGCGTGGCGCTTGCCCGCGTTGCCTTGCGCGCGCGCCCGATCCTTCTGCTGGATGAGGCGTTCTCCGCCCTTGGCCCGGCGCTCAAGGCCGAGATGCTGGAACTGCTTGGCCGCATCGCACAGGAAAGCGGCGCGACCGTGCTGATGGTCACCCACGACCCCGACGACGCCCGCGCCTTCGCGCCGGAGACGATCGTCGTCACCGAAGGCCGCGCCTCCGCGCCGACAGCAACCGGCAGGCTGCTGGACAACCCGCCCGAGGCGCTTGCCGCCTATCTGGGCTGA
- a CDS encoding thiamine/thiamine pyrophosphate ABC transporter permease ThiP: MAERLRALGADPAGTLAAGALVALVLGTLGVVAVYSGGFGGLEVWDWRAVWFTLWQAVVSATVSAGLAIPVARAFARRRFPGRTVLITVMGAPFILPVIVAIMGLVTVFGRSGLANDLLGWFGIAPVSIYGWQGVILAHVFFNLPLAIRMILHGWQAIPSERFRLAESLGFSPADTGRHLERPMLRDVLPGAWLAVFLVCLTSFAVALALGGGPRATTVELAIYQAFRFDFDMGKAATLALIQVALCLLALALSSRVAIPAGFGAGMDRDAPIRGPRGWRVAADAAMIALAAAFLLLPMLSVILQGAPRIAALPGPVWEAAFRSILMALISAFLTLALTLSLALSIARGRRWIEITGMLPLVASPLVLGTGLYLLLRNVASPSELALPVTVIINAVMALPFALRILLPAVYALFTDYGRLAASLNMRGFARMRYLTLPRLARPLGFAGGLSAALAMGDLGVITLFADSENPTLPLKLYQLMNSYRMTDAAACAVILMAISFALFWAFDRGGRLNAEI, translated from the coding sequence ATGGCTGAACGTCTTCGCGCGCTAGGCGCGGACCCGGCAGGCACGCTGGCCGCGGGCGCGCTCGTCGCGCTCGTGCTGGGAACGCTCGGGGTTGTCGCGGTCTATTCCGGCGGCTTCGGCGGGCTGGAGGTCTGGGACTGGCGCGCCGTCTGGTTCACGCTGTGGCAGGCGGTCGTCTCCGCCACCGTCTCCGCCGGTCTGGCAATCCCGGTCGCGCGGGCCTTCGCACGGCGCAGATTTCCGGGCCGGACGGTGCTGATTACCGTTATGGGCGCCCCTTTCATCCTGCCGGTGATCGTCGCCATCATGGGGCTCGTCACCGTCTTCGGGCGCAGCGGTCTGGCGAATGACCTGCTCGGCTGGTTCGGCATCGCGCCGGTCTCGATCTATGGCTGGCAGGGCGTCATCCTCGCCCATGTGTTCTTTAACCTGCCGCTGGCGATCCGCATGATCCTGCATGGCTGGCAGGCCATCCCGTCAGAGCGTTTCCGGCTGGCGGAATCGCTGGGCTTCTCGCCCGCCGATACCGGACGGCATCTGGAACGGCCCATGCTGCGTGACGTGCTGCCGGGCGCCTGGCTGGCCGTGTTCCTCGTCTGCCTGACCTCGTTTGCCGTGGCGCTCGCCCTAGGCGGCGGACCACGCGCCACAACGGTCGAGCTGGCGATCTATCAGGCGTTCCGATTTGATTTCGACATGGGCAAGGCGGCAACGCTGGCGCTTATTCAGGTCGCGCTGTGCCTGCTCGCCCTCGCGCTGTCATCGCGGGTCGCCATCCCCGCCGGGTTCGGCGCGGGCATGGACCGCGACGCCCCGATCCGGGGGCCACGCGGCTGGCGTGTCGCGGCAGACGCCGCCATGATCGCGCTCGCCGCCGCCTTCCTGCTGCTGCCAATGCTGTCCGTCATACTGCAAGGCGCGCCGCGCATTGCCGCCCTGCCCGGCCCGGTCTGGGAGGCCGCCTTCCGCTCCATCCTCATGGCGCTGATATCCGCTTTCCTGACCCTTGCGCTGACGCTGTCGCTCGCCCTGTCAATCGCGCGCGGTCGCCGCTGGATCGAGATCACCGGGATGCTGCCCCTCGTCGCCTCGCCACTGGTGCTTGGCACCGGGCTGTACCTGCTGCTGCGCAATGTTGCTTCGCCTTCGGAGCTTGCCTTGCCGGTCACGGTCATCATCAATGCCGTCATGGCGCTGCCTTTTGCGCTGCGCATTCTGCTGCCCGCTGTGTATGCGCTGTTTACAGATTACGGACGGCTTGCGGCCTCGCTGAACATGCGGGGTTTCGCCCGGATGCGCTACCTGACCCTGCCCCGCCTCGCCCGGCCCCTGGGCTTCGCAGGCGGGCTGTCGGCGGCGCTCGCAATGGGCGATCTGGGTGTGATCACACTCTTTGCAGACAGCGAAAACCCGACCCTGCCGCTGAAACTCTACCAGCTCATGAACAGCTACCGGATGACCGACGCAGCCGCCTGCGCCGTGATTCTGATGGCGATCAGCTTCGCCCTGTTCTGGGCGTTCGACCGGGGAGGCCGCCTGAATGCTGAGATTTGA
- the thiB gene encoding thiamine ABC transporter substrate binding subunit, protein MKNSVLALLLMTTPAMAAGPEFTVYAPDYFASEWGPGPKIKEGFEAICDCDLKFVTGDVLPRILLEGEQTAADAVIGLNTDVTKRARETGLFAPHNEDLSGLTLPVEWTDDVFLPFNWGETAFVYDNTRLENPPASFDELLNAPDDLKIVIQDPRSSISGLALLLWVKSVYGDRATEAWEKLQPKVLTVTAGWSESYGMFTDGEADMVLSYTTSPAYHIGAEQDETKQAAIFPEGHYFMVELAAQLATSDQPELAQKFMDYILSEDFQGMIAEANWSYPSKLPADQLPDYFAALPRPDKTIFLNEDDAEALRKPALDEWLNVFAR, encoded by the coding sequence ATGAAGAATTCCGTTCTGGCCCTGCTGCTGATGACCACGCCCGCAATGGCGGCGGGTCCCGAGTTCACCGTTTACGCCCCCGATTACTTCGCCTCCGAATGGGGACCCGGCCCGAAGATCAAGGAAGGGTTCGAGGCGATCTGCGACTGCGACCTGAAATTCGTGACCGGCGACGTGCTGCCCCGCATCCTGCTGGAAGGCGAGCAGACAGCGGCGGATGCGGTCATCGGCCTGAACACCGATGTCACGAAACGCGCCCGCGAAACCGGGCTTTTCGCGCCGCATAACGAGGATCTGTCCGGGCTGACCCTGCCGGTCGAATGGACCGACGATGTGTTCCTGCCCTTCAACTGGGGCGAAACCGCCTTCGTCTATGACAACACGCGGCTCGAAAATCCGCCCGCGAGTTTCGACGAATTGCTGAACGCGCCGGACGATCTGAAAATCGTCATTCAGGATCCGCGCAGCTCGATTTCCGGCCTTGCCCTGCTGCTCTGGGTGAAATCCGTATATGGCGACCGCGCGACCGAGGCGTGGGAGAAGCTTCAGCCGAAAGTGCTGACTGTGACTGCAGGATGGTCGGAAAGCTACGGCATGTTCACCGATGGCGAGGCGGATATGGTCCTCAGCTACACCACCTCACCCGCCTATCATATCGGTGCCGAACAGGATGAGACCAAGCAGGCCGCGATCTTCCCCGAAGGCCATTATTTCATGGTCGAACTTGCCGCCCAGCTTGCCACCAGCGATCAGCCGGAACTGGCGCAGAAATTCATGGACTATATTCTGTCCGAAGACTTCCAAGGCATGATTGCCGAGGCAAACTGGTCCTATCCGTCCAAGCTGCCCGCCGATCAGTTGCCGGATTACTTCGCCGCCCTGCCCCGGCCCGACAAGACGATATTCCTGAATGAAGACGATGCCGAGGCATTGCGCAAACCGGCACTCGATGAATGGCTGAACGTCTTCGCGCGCTAG
- the aroC gene encoding chorismate synthase — protein MSLNSFGHVFRVTTWGESHGPGLGAVIDGCPPGLALSEDWIQPFMDRRRPGTSKNTTQRQEADRVRIMSGVFEGRTTGTPIMLMIENTDQRSKDYGEIATSFRPGHADITYHQKYSIRDYRGGGRSSARETAARVAAGAVAVAALRDLAPAVSVTGYMVQMGEMRLNRAKFDTAAIRDNPFFLPDADAAQAWEDYLTGIRKAQNSVGAAVEVLIQGCPVGLGAPVYGKLDTDLAAAMMSINAVKGVEIGEGMAAAALTGTANADEIRMGPDGPEYLSNHAGGILGGISTGQDIVVRFAVKPTSSILTPRRTINQSGEEIELITKGRHDPCVGIRAVPVAEAMAACVVLDHLLLDRAQTGGQRGRIG, from the coding sequence ATGAGCCTCAACAGCTTCGGTCATGTTTTCCGCGTCACCACCTGGGGCGAGAGCCACGGGCCGGGCCTCGGCGCGGTTATCGACGGGTGCCCGCCGGGTTTGGCGCTGAGCGAGGACTGGATCCAGCCCTTCATGGATCGCCGCCGTCCCGGCACGTCGAAAAACACCACGCAGCGGCAGGAGGCCGACCGGGTCAGGATCATGTCCGGTGTGTTCGAGGGGCGGACGACCGGCACCCCGATCATGCTGATGATCGAGAATACCGATCAGCGGTCAAAGGATTACGGCGAAATCGCGACCTCGTTCCGTCCGGGGCACGCGGACATCACCTATCACCAGAAATACAGTATCCGCGATTATCGCGGCGGCGGCCGGTCGAGCGCGCGGGAAACGGCGGCGCGGGTGGCCGCCGGGGCGGTTGCGGTTGCGGCGCTGCGCGATCTTGCGCCCGCCGTGTCGGTGACCGGCTATATGGTCCAGATGGGCGAGATGCGGCTCAATCGGGCGAAATTCGACACGGCGGCGATCCGGGATAATCCGTTTTTCCTGCCCGATGCGGATGCGGCGCAGGCGTGGGAGGATTATCTGACCGGCATCCGCAAGGCGCAGAACAGCGTCGGCGCGGCGGTTGAAGTGTTGATCCAGGGCTGCCCCGTGGGTCTCGGTGCGCCGGTTTACGGCAAGCTCGACACCGATCTGGCGGCGGCGATGATGTCGATCAATGCCGTGAAAGGTGTGGAGATTGGCGAGGGGATGGCGGCGGCTGCGCTGACCGGGACGGCGAATGCCGATGAAATCCGCATGGGGCCGGACGGGCCGGAATATCTGTCGAACCATGCCGGGGGGATTCTGGGCGGGATTTCGACCGGGCAGGACATTGTGGTGCGATTTGCGGTCAAGCCGACCTCCTCGATACTGACGCCGCGACGGACGATCAACCAGTCGGGCGAGGAGATCGAGTTGATCACGAAGGGCCGCCACGACCCTTGCGTCGGCATCCGTGCCGTGCCGGTGGCAGAGGCGATGGCAGCTTGCGTGGTGCTTGATCACCTGCTGCTGGACCGCGCCCAGACCGGCGGTCAGCGTGGCCGGATCGGCTGA
- a CDS encoding glutathione S-transferase family protein, translated as MPRASTSHQPSRLYHSPLSPFSRKVRLVLAEKRIEVELAEERYWEQNPELYRRNPAGKVPVLRHDGMLLAESQAICEYLDETIPNPPLMPENAAARYEVRRLCAWFDDKFNTEATRPVLNERVWKKVQKTGYPDSRVVKAGLAAIKFHIDYMHSLLEARRWLAGPSLSLADFTAAAHFSCLDYISDVDWNRSDLVTQWYATIKSRPAFRGVLADQIPGLHPAPHYALLDF; from the coding sequence ATGCCTCGCGCCTCCACCAGCCACCAGCCCTCGCGGCTGTATCATTCGCCGCTGTCGCCCTTCTCCCGGAAGGTGCGGCTGGTGCTGGCCGAAAAGCGGATCGAGGTGGAACTGGCGGAGGAGCGTTACTGGGAACAGAACCCCGAACTCTATCGCCGCAACCCGGCGGGGAAAGTGCCTGTGCTGCGCCATGACGGCATGCTTCTCGCCGAAAGTCAGGCGATCTGCGAATATCTGGACGAAACCATCCCGAACCCACCCTTGATGCCGGAAAACGCCGCAGCAAGATATGAGGTTCGCCGCCTATGCGCCTGGTTCGACGACAAATTCAACACCGAGGCGACACGGCCCGTGCTGAACGAACGCGTGTGGAAAAAGGTCCAGAAAACCGGCTATCCCGACAGCCGCGTGGTCAAGGCCGGGCTGGCGGCGATCAAGTTCCATATCGACTACATGCACAGCCTGCTGGAGGCGCGGCGCTGGCTGGCTGGCCCGTCGCTGAGCCTCGCGGATTTCACCGCCGCCGCGCATTTTTCATGCCTCGACTATATTTCGGACGTGGACTGGAACCGCTCCGATCTGGTGACGCAGTGGTATGCGACGATCAAATCCCGCCCGGCATTTCGCGGCGTGCTGGCCGACCAGATACCGGGGCTGCACCCGGCACCGCATTACGCACTGCTGGATTTCTGA
- the argC gene encoding N-acetyl-gamma-glutamyl-phosphate reductase, whose product MSHKVFIDGEAGTTGLQIRDRLEGRDDIDLIRIDHALRKDADARRACFEAADIAILCLPDDAAREAVAMTAGLSVRLIDASTAHRVSPGWVYGFPELTPEARQQTAAARYVANPGCYATGSIAMIRPLVDAGLIAPEEAVSINAVSGYTGGGNALIGEYEAGTAPDAFLYALAQSHKHIPEIMALTGLGVQPVFAPSVGNFAQGMAVSLPLHLGGRRTLSSLHTALAERYAGAEFVRVREAEEVGARVDPTALNGTNMLDISVHGDDAAGCAVVVAVLDNLGKGASGAAVQNLNIMLGIDEGAGL is encoded by the coding sequence ATGTCACACAAGGTCTTTATCGACGGCGAGGCCGGGACGACCGGGCTTCAGATCCGCGACCGGCTGGAAGGGCGCGACGATATCGATCTGATCCGCATCGATCATGCCCTGCGAAAGGACGCCGATGCGCGGCGCGCCTGTTTCGAGGCGGCGGATATTGCCATTCTGTGCCTGCCCGATGACGCGGCGCGGGAAGCCGTTGCGATGACCGCCGGTCTTTCCGTCCGGCTGATCGACGCCTCGACCGCGCATCGGGTCAGCCCGGGCTGGGTCTACGGCTTCCCCGAACTGACGCCGGAGGCGCGCCAGCAGACGGCGGCGGCGCGCTATGTGGCCAATCCGGGCTGCTACGCCACCGGCTCCATCGCGATGATCCGGCCGCTTGTCGATGCCGGTCTGATTGCGCCGGAGGAGGCTGTCTCGATCAACGCCGTCTCAGGCTATACCGGCGGCGGCAATGCGCTGATCGGGGAATATGAGGCCGGGACCGCGCCGGATGCGTTCCTGTATGCGCTGGCGCAGAGCCACAAGCATATCCCGGAGATCATGGCGCTGACCGGGCTTGGCGTTCAGCCTGTCTTTGCACCGTCTGTCGGCAATTTCGCGCAAGGCATGGCGGTGTCGCTGCCGCTGCATCTGGGTGGCAGGCGGACGCTGTCATCGCTTCATACGGCCTTGGCGGAGCGCTATGCGGGCGCTGAATTCGTGCGGGTTCGCGAGGCCGAAGAGGTCGGCGCGAGGGTCGATCCGACAGCGCTGAACGGCACCAATATGCTGGATATTTCGGTCCATGGTGATGACGCTGCGGGATGCGCGGTCGTGGTTGCCGTGCTGGACAATCTCGGCAAGGGTGCCTCCGGGGCTGCGGTGCAGAACCTGAATATCATGCTGGGGATAGATGAGGGGGCAGGGCTGTGA
- the gpmI gene encoding 2,3-bisphosphoglycerate-independent phosphoglycerate mutase, which translates to MSGKKPVVLCILDGWGISERPEQSAPDQANTPSYDRLMAECPHETLITFGPDVGLPKGQMGNSEVGHTNIGAGRVVAMDLGQIDLAIEDGSFYDNTGLGDFIEKLKASGGTAHLMGVVSDGGVHGHIQHVIAAVNAVTRKGVPVVLHAVTDGRDVAPKSALGFVTELQGNLPKNARIGTVNGRYFAMDRDNRWDRVSRAYAAMIGAEGETAADAAHAVEAAYQRGETDEFIQPTVIDGYTGAKDGDGLFCLNFRADRAREILAAIGQPGFDAFETGKRPEWAALLGMVDYSDKHNEYMTSAYPKQQVVNTLGAWVAAKGLRQFRLAETEKYPHVTFFLNGGKEAPEEGEDRHMPASPKVATYDMQPEMAADEVGDHFVKAIEDGYDLIVVNFANPDMVGHTGSLEAAVKACEAVDRNLGRALDALEKAGGAAVIIADHGNCETMVDAETGGPHTAHTTNPVPVIVVGGPEGRHLRPGGRLADVAPTVLALMGLDKPAEMTGKSLIGDA; encoded by the coding sequence GTGAGCGGCAAGAAACCTGTTGTTCTGTGCATTCTGGATGGCTGGGGGATCTCTGAGCGGCCTGAACAGAGCGCACCCGATCAGGCCAATACGCCGAGCTATGACCGGCTGATGGCGGAATGTCCGCATGAGACGCTGATTACCTTCGGCCCGGATGTCGGTCTGCCGAAAGGGCAGATGGGCAATTCGGAGGTCGGCCACACCAATATCGGCGCGGGCCGGGTCGTGGCGATGGATCTGGGCCAGATCGACCTCGCCATCGAGGATGGCAGTTTCTACGACAATACCGGTCTTGGCGATTTCATCGAAAAGCTGAAGGCCAGCGGCGGCACGGCGCATCTGATGGGCGTGGTGTCCGATGGCGGGGTGCATGGCCATATCCAGCATGTGATCGCGGCGGTAAATGCCGTGACCAGAAAGGGCGTGCCGGTCGTGCTTCATGCGGTGACGGACGGGCGTGACGTTGCCCCGAAATCGGCGCTCGGCTTCGTGACGGAGTTGCAGGGCAATCTACCGAAGAATGCGCGGATCGGGACCGTCAACGGGCGCTATTTCGCAATGGATCGCGATAATCGCTGGGACCGGGTCAGCCGCGCCTATGCCGCGATGATCGGAGCTGAGGGCGAGACGGCAGCGGACGCTGCCCACGCCGTCGAAGCGGCCTATCAGCGGGGCGAAACCGACGAGTTCATCCAGCCGACGGTGATTGACGGCTATACCGGGGCGAAGGACGGGGACGGCCTCTTTTGCCTGAACTTCCGTGCCGACCGGGCGCGTGAGATATTGGCGGCTATCGGTCAGCCCGGTTTCGATGCGTTCGAGACCGGCAAGCGGCCTGAATGGGCGGCGCTGCTGGGGATGGTCGACTACTCGGACAAGCATAACGAGTACATGACCAGCGCCTATCCCAAGCAGCAGGTCGTAAACACGCTGGGTGCCTGGGTCGCGGCCAAGGGGCTGCGTCAGTTCCGGCTGGCGGAGACGGAGAAATATCCGCATGTGACGTTCTTCCTGAACGGTGGCAAGGAAGCGCCGGAGGAGGGCGAGGATCGTCATATGCCCGCCAGCCCGAAGGTCGCGACCTATGACATGCAGCCGGAGATGGCGGCGGATGAGGTGGGCGATCATTTCGTGAAAGCGATTGAGGACGGCTATGACCTCATCGTCGTGAATTTCGCGAATCCCGACATGGTTGGTCACACCGGCAGCCTGGAGGCCGCCGTGAAGGCGTGCGAGGCGGTTGACCGCAATCTGGGCCGGGCGCTCGATGCGCTGGAAAAGGCGGGCGGTGCGGCGGTGATTATTGCCGATCATGGAAATTGCGAGACGATGGTTGATGCGGAAACCGGCGGGCCACATACCGCGCATACGACGAACCCGGTGCCGGTCATCGTGGTTGGCGGGCCGGAGGGTCGGCATCTGCGCCCCGGCGGGCGGCTGGCCGATGTCGCGCCGACGGTTCTTGCGCTGATGGGTCTGGACAAACCTGCCGAGATGACCGGCAAGAGCCTGATCGGGGACGCATGA